A region of Brienomyrus brachyistius isolate T26 unplaced genomic scaffold, BBRACH_0.4 scaffold66, whole genome shotgun sequence DNA encodes the following proteins:
- the LOC125725417 gene encoding uncharacterized protein LOC125725417 isoform X1: protein MEDLDITENSYLEYNCAPSFSKRSKLLAPEKYLECENTIADFPLPSFHGLPLECNDQHLLFQNTLQDETSEEQYLMQKSIKYPGCEFGTVEAAEFINMNSTEINKVSDMSLYVVNNNANMCQELESKKQTFLRDIDVPFGRDTEDTSEIVNNGAGRKNETFTVGDFEMGLLEPDYIVTLDEVEPVRRMNKLSKSGCDNKTSDRAFENVILNAAIPSLDKSFSGSQRAKDDRKHDVHQYNRTEKYPMVSTLFSDHIRSLPSLIQNESVSKMEEHGLEYKGNGARLKADKKDVVEIKLEAKAEVNHHNVHPERTAAETSYHINNPATIDAGLRNNLESKESANSVDLHYVVRAPWDDAFCTATESLYECTEQAPGKDSWSESQIPDDAVNVANLTEFLIYSETGLLVHNKPVASGSTVVLMEHRFKKTQETTYLDKHILSDMVKIKTNKVLVSGISTKDKLDSFPFVERCVLKNRQLLLSTHRNITIDKHQEGELLAAATANDAVVPKWDSRQGNEQENSLNNNAQLPVPFSSDLVPTIFDSHLVPKTSVESSPLLNKSTVRECTIMLQSRSEVAQPSQEVIQNHTKPLVDLHKTNTVAENECVIFQDGSTLCSISNKGSTESVYYEKSLNNDIFDIRSGNQVVGQDRTEPLEGKMFISKSDDNITPTFEAKENFDLVLKELFLEKHTDTYILLRLKPRKTLPIKGPEEQASEQQTEPMLRNAVEEKKESTDKELNSCNMTAFRGQKETTPDRHGCEYEQEVPLECGHLTTELENSMYSTVKRKGCKEVLDERNKLTPAFISLASFNGQNQMLPGQYRRLEPLKTCSRPIRVGLSKRAKPKQLHSYLK, encoded by the exons ATGGAAGACTTAGATATTACAGAGAATAGTTATCTTGAATATAATTGTGCACCATCGTTTTCTAAACGCTCAAAGTTACTTGCACCTGAAAAATATCTTGAATGTGAAAATACTATAGCAGATTTTCCATTGCCAAGTTTTCATGGTTTGCCACTAGAATGTAACGATCAGCATCTTCTGTTTCAAAATACCCTGCAAGATGAAACTTCTGAAGAACAGTATTTAATgcaaaaaagtattaaatatCCTGGATGCGAATTTGGAACTGTAGAGGCAGCAGAATTTATTAACATGAATTCGACTGAAATAAATAAGGTATCAGACATGAGCTTATATGTAGTAAATAACAATGCAAATATGTGTCAGGAATTAGAAagcaaaaagcaaacatttctgAGGGATATAGATGTTCCCTTTGGACGTGATACAGAAGATACTTCAGAAATCGTTAACAATGGGGCTGGCAGGAAAAATGAGACTTTCACAGTGGGAGATTTTGAAATGGGTTTACTAGAGCCTGATTATATTGTGACTCTGGATGAAGTGGAGCCAGTCAGAAGGATGAACAAGCTCTCGAAATCTGGATGTGACAATAAGACCTCAGACCGTGCTTTTGAAAATGTCATTCTAAATGCAGCCATACCCAGTCTGGACAAAAGCTTTTCAGGGAGTCAAAGAGCCAAAGATGATAGGAAGCATGATGTACATCAGTATAACAGGACTGAAAAGTATCCAATGGTGAGCACATTGTTTAGTGACCACATCAGATCTCTGCCATCTCTCATTCAGAATGAGAGTGTTTCAAAAATGGAGGAGCATGGATTAGAGTACAAGGGAAATGGAGCTAGACTGAAGGCTGATAAGAAAGACGTTGTAGAAATTAAACTGGAAGCAAAAGCTGAAGTTAACCATCACAATGTGCATCCTGAGAGAACTGCGGCTGAGACATCTTACCATATCAACAATCCTGCAACTATTGATGCTGGATTAAGAAATAATTTAGAAAGCAAGGAAAGTGCGAACAGTGTCGATTTGCACTATGTCGTTAGAGCTCCATGGGATGATGCTTTTTGTACAGCTACGGAAAGTTTGTATGAATGCACTGAACAGGCACCAGGAAAGGACTCTTGGAGCGAATCACAAATTCCAGATGATGCAGTGAATGTAGCAAACTTAACCGAGTTCCTCATCTACAGTGAAACTGGCCTATTAGTACACAATAAACCTGTTGCATCAGGATCTACTGTGGTGTTGATGGAGCATCGGTTTAAAAAAACTCAGGAAACAACATATTTGGATAAACATATTTTGTCAGACATGgtgaaaattaaaacaaacaaagttTTAGTCTCTGGTATCAGTACGAAAGATAAATTGGATAGTTTTCCTTTTGTGGAGAGATGTGTATTAAAAAATAGACAGCTTTTACTGTCAACACACAGAAATATAACCATTGACAAACATCAGGAAGGAGAGTTGCTTGCTGCTGCCACTGCCAATGATGCGGTAGTACCTAAGTGGGATTCACGCCAAGGCAATGAACAAGAGAACAGTCTGAACAACAATGCTCAGTTACCTGTGCCTTTCAGCTCTGACTTGGTTCCTACAATTTTTGATTCCCACTTGGTTCCTAAGACATCAGTAGAATCCAGCCCTCTTCTCAACAAATCAACTGTCAGAGAATGTACCATAATGTTACAGTCTCGTTCTGAAGTAGCTCAGCCTTCACAAGAGGTTATTCAGAATCACACTAAGCCACTTGTAGATTTACATAAGACTAACACAGTTGCAGAAAACGAGTGTGTTATTTTTCAGGATGGATCCACCCTTTGTAGCATCAGTAATAAGGGCTCTACTGAAAGTGTCTATTATGAAAAATCCCTAAATAATGACATCTTTGACATAAGGTCGGGGAACCAGGTAGTTGGACAAGATAGAACAGAACCGTTGGAAGGGAAAATGTTCATTTCAAAATCTGATGACAATATCACACCCACATTTGAAGCTAAGGAAAACTTTGACTTGGTACTGAAGGAGCTATTTCTAGAAAAACATACGGACACATATATACTATTAAGACTGAAGCCTCGTAAAACGTTACCGATTAAAGGGCCTGAGGAGCAAGCTTCTGAGCAGCAAACTGAGCCTATGTTGAGGAACGCTGTAGAGGAAAAGAAAGAAAGCACAGATAAAGAGTTGAATAGCTGTAATATGACAGCTTTTAGAGGGCAGAAAGAAACTACACCTGACAGACATGGCTGTGAATATGAGCAGGAGGTGCCTTTGGAATGTGGCCATCTAACAACAGAGTTAGAAAATTCAATGTACTCCACTGTCAAGCGTAAGG GATGCAAGGAGGTTTTGGATGAACGTAACAAATTGACTCCTGCCTTCATATCTCTTGCCtcctttaatggacagaatcaAA TGTTGCCTGGACAGTACAGAAGGCTGGAGCCTTTGAAGACTTGCAGTCGGCCAATAAGAGTGGGCCTTTCCAAGAGGGCCAAACCCAAGCAACTTCACAGCTACCTAAAGTGA
- the LOC125725417 gene encoding uncharacterized protein LOC125725417 isoform X2 translates to MEDLDITENSYLEYNCAPSFSKRSKLLAPEKYLECENTIADFPLPSFHGLPLECNDQHLLFQNTLQDETSEEQYLMQKSIKYPGCEFGTVEAAEFINMNSTEINKVSDMSLYVVNNNANMCQELESKKQTFLRDIDVPFGRDTEDTSEIVNNGAGRKNETFTVGDFEMGLLEPDYIVTLDEVEPVRRMNKLSKSGCDNKTSDRAFENVILNAAIPSLDKSFSGSQRAKDDRKHDVHQYNRTEKYPMVSTLFSDHIRSLPSLIQNESVSKMEEHGLEYKGNGARLKADKKDVVEIKLEAKAEVNHHNVHPERTAAETSYHINNPATIDAGLRNNLESKESANSVDLHYVVRAPWDDAFCTATESLYECTEQAPGKDSWSESQIPDDAVNVANLTEFLIYSETGLLVHNKPVASGSTVVLMEHRFKKTQETTYLDKHILSDMVKIKTNKVLVSGISTKDKLDSFPFVERCVLKNRQLLLSTHRNITIDKHQEGELLAAATANDAVVPKWDSRQGNEQENSLNNNAQLPVPFSSDLVPTIFDSHLVPKTSVESSPLLNKSTVRECTIMLQSRSEVAQPSQEVIQNHTKPLVDLHKTNTVAENECVIFQDGSTLCSISNKGSTESVYYEKSLNNDIFDIRSGNQVVGQDRTEPLEGKMFISKSDDNITPTFEAKENFDLVLKELFLEKHTDTYILLRLKPRKTLPIKGPEEQASEQQTEPMLRNAVEEKKESTDKELNSCNMTAFRGQKETTPDRHGCEYEQEVPLECGHLTTELENSMYSTVKRCKEVLDERNKLTPAFISLASFNGQNQMLPGQYRRLEPLKTCSRPIRVGLSKRAKPKQLHSYLK, encoded by the exons ATGGAAGACTTAGATATTACAGAGAATAGTTATCTTGAATATAATTGTGCACCATCGTTTTCTAAACGCTCAAAGTTACTTGCACCTGAAAAATATCTTGAATGTGAAAATACTATAGCAGATTTTCCATTGCCAAGTTTTCATGGTTTGCCACTAGAATGTAACGATCAGCATCTTCTGTTTCAAAATACCCTGCAAGATGAAACTTCTGAAGAACAGTATTTAATgcaaaaaagtattaaatatCCTGGATGCGAATTTGGAACTGTAGAGGCAGCAGAATTTATTAACATGAATTCGACTGAAATAAATAAGGTATCAGACATGAGCTTATATGTAGTAAATAACAATGCAAATATGTGTCAGGAATTAGAAagcaaaaagcaaacatttctgAGGGATATAGATGTTCCCTTTGGACGTGATACAGAAGATACTTCAGAAATCGTTAACAATGGGGCTGGCAGGAAAAATGAGACTTTCACAGTGGGAGATTTTGAAATGGGTTTACTAGAGCCTGATTATATTGTGACTCTGGATGAAGTGGAGCCAGTCAGAAGGATGAACAAGCTCTCGAAATCTGGATGTGACAATAAGACCTCAGACCGTGCTTTTGAAAATGTCATTCTAAATGCAGCCATACCCAGTCTGGACAAAAGCTTTTCAGGGAGTCAAAGAGCCAAAGATGATAGGAAGCATGATGTACATCAGTATAACAGGACTGAAAAGTATCCAATGGTGAGCACATTGTTTAGTGACCACATCAGATCTCTGCCATCTCTCATTCAGAATGAGAGTGTTTCAAAAATGGAGGAGCATGGATTAGAGTACAAGGGAAATGGAGCTAGACTGAAGGCTGATAAGAAAGACGTTGTAGAAATTAAACTGGAAGCAAAAGCTGAAGTTAACCATCACAATGTGCATCCTGAGAGAACTGCGGCTGAGACATCTTACCATATCAACAATCCTGCAACTATTGATGCTGGATTAAGAAATAATTTAGAAAGCAAGGAAAGTGCGAACAGTGTCGATTTGCACTATGTCGTTAGAGCTCCATGGGATGATGCTTTTTGTACAGCTACGGAAAGTTTGTATGAATGCACTGAACAGGCACCAGGAAAGGACTCTTGGAGCGAATCACAAATTCCAGATGATGCAGTGAATGTAGCAAACTTAACCGAGTTCCTCATCTACAGTGAAACTGGCCTATTAGTACACAATAAACCTGTTGCATCAGGATCTACTGTGGTGTTGATGGAGCATCGGTTTAAAAAAACTCAGGAAACAACATATTTGGATAAACATATTTTGTCAGACATGgtgaaaattaaaacaaacaaagttTTAGTCTCTGGTATCAGTACGAAAGATAAATTGGATAGTTTTCCTTTTGTGGAGAGATGTGTATTAAAAAATAGACAGCTTTTACTGTCAACACACAGAAATATAACCATTGACAAACATCAGGAAGGAGAGTTGCTTGCTGCTGCCACTGCCAATGATGCGGTAGTACCTAAGTGGGATTCACGCCAAGGCAATGAACAAGAGAACAGTCTGAACAACAATGCTCAGTTACCTGTGCCTTTCAGCTCTGACTTGGTTCCTACAATTTTTGATTCCCACTTGGTTCCTAAGACATCAGTAGAATCCAGCCCTCTTCTCAACAAATCAACTGTCAGAGAATGTACCATAATGTTACAGTCTCGTTCTGAAGTAGCTCAGCCTTCACAAGAGGTTATTCAGAATCACACTAAGCCACTTGTAGATTTACATAAGACTAACACAGTTGCAGAAAACGAGTGTGTTATTTTTCAGGATGGATCCACCCTTTGTAGCATCAGTAATAAGGGCTCTACTGAAAGTGTCTATTATGAAAAATCCCTAAATAATGACATCTTTGACATAAGGTCGGGGAACCAGGTAGTTGGACAAGATAGAACAGAACCGTTGGAAGGGAAAATGTTCATTTCAAAATCTGATGACAATATCACACCCACATTTGAAGCTAAGGAAAACTTTGACTTGGTACTGAAGGAGCTATTTCTAGAAAAACATACGGACACATATATACTATTAAGACTGAAGCCTCGTAAAACGTTACCGATTAAAGGGCCTGAGGAGCAAGCTTCTGAGCAGCAAACTGAGCCTATGTTGAGGAACGCTGTAGAGGAAAAGAAAGAAAGCACAGATAAAGAGTTGAATAGCTGTAATATGACAGCTTTTAGAGGGCAGAAAGAAACTACACCTGACAGACATGGCTGTGAATATGAGCAGGAGGTGCCTTTGGAATGTGGCCATCTAACAACAGAGTTAGAAAATTCAATGTACTCCACTGTCAAGC GATGCAAGGAGGTTTTGGATGAACGTAACAAATTGACTCCTGCCTTCATATCTCTTGCCtcctttaatggacagaatcaAA TGTTGCCTGGACAGTACAGAAGGCTGGAGCCTTTGAAGACTTGCAGTCGGCCAATAAGAGTGGGCCTTTCCAAGAGGGCCAAACCCAAGCAACTTCACAGCTACCTAAAGTGA